In the Helianthus annuus cultivar XRQ/B chromosome 11, HanXRQr2.0-SUNRISE, whole genome shotgun sequence genome, one interval contains:
- the LOC110893051 gene encoding chitinase CLP translates to MDDEYNYCEICPVNVISPVTGECSQVITTYDQFMFTRSYGGKNVIPHNLYVIYPTVGSTPTWTFDPFPSSVVGVIALSSSPYALPAYLRNPVNRIIALCLPSTVSTPGVLFLGNGPYYLNPESNVDIRSLLSYTELLKHPKAFGYFIGVNAIVIKNRSINVPANATTKISTLDPYTKLRTDIYNDVFRRFSRVTKRIPPAKLVAPFGLCFNTSVNGIKVPDIDLVLQDGKKWTISTANSIKQVMEDVACLAVVDNGPTSEHAIVVGTYQFEDNFLLFNLENSTFGFSSSLLHRHTSCSNFNFTVDQ, encoded by the coding sequence ATGGATGACGAATATAATTATTGTGAGATATGCCCGGTTAACGTCATCAGCCCGGTTACGGGAGAGTGTAGCCAAGTCATAACAACCTATGACCAATTCATGTTTACAAGAAGCTACGGTGGTAAAAATGTCATACCTCATAACCTATATGTAATTTATCCTACCGTTGGGAGCACTCCTACTTGGACATTTGATCCGTTCCCTTCAAGTGTCGTCGGTGTGATCGCGCTTTCATCGTCCCCTTACGCGTTACCAGCGTATTTACGCAATCCGGTTAACCGAATAATAGCTCTATGTTTGCCTAGCACCGTGTCCACTCCTGGCGTTCTTTTTCTTGGGAATGGTCCTTATTATCTTAACCCTGAATCTAATGTTGATATAAGGAGTTTACTTTCTTATACTGAGTTGCTGAAGCATCCAAAGGCTTTTGGATACTTCATTGGTGTCAATGCAATTGTAATTAAAAACAGATCTATAAATGTTCCAGCGAACGCCACTACCAAGATAAGCACACTTGACCCTTACACCAAGCTTCGGACCGACATCTATAATGACGTTTTTCGAAGGTTTTCAAGGGTTACGAAACGAATCCCACCTGCGAAGTTGGTTGCACCATTTGGTCTTTGTTTCAACACCTCGGTTAATGGTATAAAAGTACCGGATATTGATTTGGTTCTACAGGATGGGAAGAAGTGGACTATATCAACCGCTAACTCCATCAAGCAAGTGATGGAGGATGTCGCTTGCCTGGCGGTTGTCGACAATGGTCCGACAAGTGAGCATGCAATCGTGGTTGGAACGTATCAGTTTGAGGATAACTTTCTTTTGTTTAATTTGGAGAATTCGACTTTTGGGTTTAGTTCCTCGTTGCTACATAGACATACCTCATGTTCAAATTTCAACTTTACTGTCGATCAATGA